The genome window AAAGCAGCAGGAAGCCCAACCAGGAGGGCAGCAGTGGGGAGGAGGCTGCCTCTTGCACCCCAGGCCCCTGTGCCTTCTGCTCCTTCCTCGCCCGTGCGGGACCAGGCCCTGGCGCACCCGGACTGTGGGCGGGCTATGCCGGATGTGCTCACTGGGACGCGGCCTCCAGGACCTGCAGGGGTCCTGACTGCCTGACCCCAGCGTGCTGAGGGGCTTCTCGTCCACAGGGTGAAGGAACCCTAGCTGTGCACTGTCCTCTGACTGGCTGGCACAGCCCGGGCGGCTGACCTCCCCCGAGGAGTGGATTCTCTCCCATCATTTCCTGAGTGCATTGCCCGGCTGGGCATCAGGTGGGAGATTATCTGCCTGCACAGGGGCCCGGGCGCTATCAGCGGGGGTAGGCTGGCTGCCCGGGCCCTCAGCCTGGCTGCCCTTGGAAGAGTTCTGCAGGCAGCGCCGTGGGTTCCAGAGGGCAGAGATGATCCTCTTGTATTCCCTGCGGAAGTTCTGGTTCAGGAGCCCATAGACGATGGCGTTCAGGCAGCTGTTGAAATAGGCCAGGAAGTAGCTAGAGACGAACAGCCCCTCTGGCACCCGGGGAGCCACTTCTTCGGGGTCAATGGCCACAGCGAGGCCAATGCAGTTCAGCGGCGCCCAGCAGATGGCGAAGATCACAAAGACCACGAACATGCTCAGAAAGCTCCGCACGCGACCGGACCATGGGCGTGGCTTGCTCTCCGCCTTGACCTTCCTGCGGGCGCGCAGCACCAGCACCCAGATGTGCAGGTAGCAGAAACACACAACAGCCACGGGCAGCAGGAAGTGCACGAGCACCACGGCCGCCGTGTATCCGGCGCTGGCCGTCTGCGCGAAGGTGCACGAGTAGACGCGCGGGTCGTACTCCAGGGATCCCACAAAGAAGTTGGGCAGCAGGACCAGCAGGGTGAGCAGCCAGACGAGGCCGACGTAGAGGGCGGCGTGCCGGCGGCGGCAGAGGCGGTGGTAGGTCACGCTGCGGCAGACGTAGCAGTAGCGGTCGACGGCGATGGCTGTGATGTTGAAGACGGAGCCGACCACGCTCAGACCCATCACGAAGGCGCTGGCCTTGCAGTGCACCTCCCCCAGGGCCCAGCCGTCGTGGAAGATGGCCACAAGGGTCAGCGGGTAGGGGTACAAGGCTACGGCCAGGTCAGCGAACGCCAGACTCACCAAGAACAGGTTACCTGGAGCAAGAAACGGGCAGAGAGAGTCAGGCCGAGACCGTGTGATCTTCATCCTCTAGAATATTCTAGCCTCTGTCCCTCCCAGGAGGGACTCTCCCAGGACACCGATGTGCCACTGTCACCGTGCATCTGGGGGGCCCCTGCAGAGGCTGAAGTGACCACCTCAGGGGTCCAAAGCACCTGGCTGATG of Bubalus bubalis isolate 160015118507 breed Murrah chromosome 5, NDDB_SH_1, whole genome shotgun sequence contains these proteins:
- the MTNR1B gene encoding melatonin receptor type 1B, which encodes MPENGSFANCCEAGGRAESPRWTGAGGARPSGAPRPPWVAPALSAVLVVTTAVDIVGNLLVILSVLGNRKLRNAGNLFLVSLAFADLAVALYPYPLTLVAIFHDGWALGEVHCKASAFVMGLSVVGSVFNITAIAVDRYCYVCRSVTYHRLCRRRHAALYVGLVWLLTLLVLLPNFFVGSLEYDPRVYSCTFAQTASAGYTAAVVLVHFLLPVAVVCFCYLHIWVLVLRARRKVKAESKPRPWSGRVRSFLSMFVVFVIFAICWAPLNCIGLAVAIDPEEVAPRVPEGLFVSSYFLAYFNSCLNAIVYGLLNQNFRREYKRIISALWNPRRCLQNSSKGSQAEGPGSQPTPADSARAPVQADNLPPDAQPGNALRK